One part of the Cellvibrionales bacterium genome encodes these proteins:
- a CDS encoding VanZ family protein, with product MFRIPLLAWQTVFWLLWLTATAVMLLPASNLPSVNIWDKAEHAATFAVLMVLAWFAYQYRFSVQKLATWLVCYGIVIECIQHFVPTRSFSVLDMVADSMGVAVIFLFLRRIKTS from the coding sequence TTGTTCCGAATTCCTCTGCTGGCATGGCAAACCGTTTTTTGGTTACTGTGGTTGACGGCTACTGCGGTGATGTTGTTGCCGGCCAGCAATTTGCCCAGTGTTAATATTTGGGATAAAGCCGAACACGCCGCCACCTTTGCTGTATTGATGGTACTGGCTTGGTTTGCCTATCAATATCGGTTTTCTGTGCAAAAACTGGCAACATGGTTGGTGTGTTACGGCATTGTCATCGAATGCATACAACACTTTGTGCCTACGCGCAGTTTCAGTGTGCTGGATATGGTGGCCGATAGCATGGGTGTTGCTGTAATTTTTCTATTCTTACGGCGCATAAAAACATCATGA
- a CDS encoding P-II family nitrogen regulator, translated as MKMITAIIKPFKLDDVRQSLGEIGIQGMTIEEVKGFGRQKGHTELYRGAEYVIDFLPKVKLQLAVKDELVDAAVEAIISAANTGKIGDGKIFVTAVEQVIRIRTGETGAEAL; from the coding sequence ATGAAAATGATCACAGCGATTATCAAACCTTTCAAATTGGACGATGTGCGCCAGTCTCTCGGTGAGATCGGCATTCAAGGCATGACGATCGAAGAAGTGAAAGGCTTTGGCCGTCAGAAAGGTCACACCGAGTTGTATCGCGGCGCGGAATATGTGATCGACTTTCTGCCGAAAGTGAAATTGCAACTGGCCGTGAAAGATGAGTTGGTGGATGCGGCTGTTGAAGCCATCATCAGCGCGGCCAATACCGGCAAAATCGGCGACGGCAAAATTTTTGTCACGGCTGTTGAACAAGTGATCCGCATTCGCACCGGCGAAACGGGTGCCGAGGCGCTGTAA
- a CDS encoding paraquat-inducible protein A, with translation MPEGSESICPRCGHGLQEGRPDSVLHAVILSTIGLILLVPAMGMPLLSLSSTGLLHDVSLTEAVLALGNSGYWEVAALVAVCALAAPFLNLWLVFTVSTVLQLGGSPAWLPRLLRLNHHVREWAMPEVFLLAVLVSIVKLKDMAQLLPDVGLYCFVCLMLCTLLMETLIDQHELWQAYEKNRAQEM, from the coding sequence GTGCCCGAGGGCAGTGAATCCATCTGTCCGCGCTGCGGTCACGGCTTGCAGGAAGGTCGCCCCGACAGCGTGCTGCATGCGGTTATTCTGTCCACTATTGGCTTGATTTTATTGGTGCCAGCGATGGGTATGCCGCTGTTGAGTCTGTCGTCCACCGGCTTGCTGCATGATGTCTCGCTGACGGAAGCGGTGTTGGCGTTAGGCAATAGCGGCTACTGGGAGGTGGCTGCTTTGGTTGCCGTGTGCGCACTGGCGGCGCCATTTTTGAATCTCTGGTTGGTATTTACCGTTAGTACGGTTTTGCAGCTGGGAGGTTCGCCCGCGTGGCTGCCCAGATTATTGCGACTGAATCATCATGTACGAGAGTGGGCCATGCCGGAAGTGTTCTTGCTGGCGGTGTTGGTGTCGATAGTCAAACTAAAAGATATGGCGCAGTTGCTACCCGATGTTGGGCTGTATTGTTTTGTCTGCCTGATGCTGTGTACATTGCTCATGGAGACGCTGATCGACCAGCATGAGCTCTGGCAGGCGTATGAAAAGAATCGCGCACAGGAAATGTAG
- a CDS encoding type II toxin-antitoxin system PemK/MazF family toxin, whose amino-acid sequence MAKILRGDIRWANLNPTVGHEQAGERPVLILSQDIFNERSGTVIAMALTSQEPRAGFPLTHEVLLSKLPKQSWVKISQIRTLSTERIGKKIGVMDSSELAHIIDGLNEIIGN is encoded by the coding sequence ATGGCCAAAATACTGAGAGGCGATATTCGCTGGGCGAACCTCAATCCCACGGTGGGGCATGAGCAAGCCGGCGAGCGCCCCGTACTAATTCTGAGTCAAGATATTTTCAACGAACGCTCCGGCACTGTTATTGCGATGGCGCTCACCAGTCAGGAGCCGCGCGCCGGATTTCCCTTGACCCATGAGGTTCTGCTATCAAAATTGCCCAAGCAGTCATGGGTAAAAATAAGTCAGATCCGCACACTTTCCACCGAACGCATCGGCAAGAAAATTGGGGTGATGGATTCCAGCGAGCTGGCACACATCATTGATGGACTGAACGAAATTATCGGCAATTAA
- a CDS encoding CopG family transcriptional regulator yields the protein MSQTKIAITIEEGMLARVDSLVKRQVFSNRSRAIQAAVQEKLERLERNRLAEECAKLEPHAEQALAEEGMSEELSAWPKY from the coding sequence ATGAGCCAGACCAAAATAGCCATCACCATTGAAGAAGGGATGCTGGCAAGAGTGGATTCCTTGGTAAAACGCCAAGTGTTCAGCAATCGCAGCCGCGCCATTCAAGCTGCCGTGCAAGAAAAACTGGAGCGCTTGGAGCGCAACCGCTTGGCGGAGGAGTGCGCCAAGCTTGAGCCGCATGCCGAACAGGCGCTGGCAGAGGAAGGGATGTCTGAGGAATTAAGCGCATGGCCAAAATACTGA
- the bioD gene encoding dethiobiotin synthase, with protein sequence MSKQIFFIAGTDTDAGKTHAACQLLHAAQQRGLRTLGLKPLAAGAENTADGLRNADALLLQQASAVQLPYEAVNPFCFFDAIAPHIAAKKSGVRLSAKEIAQHIRHTLDNTEFDYALIEGAGGWRVPINETETLADVVKLLNLPVILVVGMKLGCLNHALLAAEAIVRDGIELYDWIANDFGNPMPYLEENIAALEQKISAPRIAL encoded by the coding sequence ATGAGCAAACAGATTTTTTTTATTGCCGGCACTGATACCGATGCAGGAAAAACACACGCTGCCTGCCAATTGCTGCACGCGGCACAACAACGCGGTTTGCGCACACTGGGCTTAAAACCTTTAGCAGCAGGCGCAGAGAATACGGCTGATGGGTTGCGCAATGCCGATGCACTGTTGTTACAACAAGCTTCGGCCGTACAGTTGCCTTACGAGGCCGTGAACCCTTTTTGTTTTTTTGATGCCATTGCGCCGCATATCGCTGCAAAAAAAAGTGGCGTGCGTTTGTCTGCCAAAGAGATTGCGCAGCACATTCGTCACACATTGGATAACACGGAGTTTGATTACGCGCTGATTGAAGGCGCGGGCGGTTGGCGCGTGCCAATCAACGAAACGGAAACACTGGCCGATGTGGTGAAGCTGCTAAACCTGCCGGTAATTTTGGTGGTGGGCATGAAACTCGGCTGCTTGAATCACGCGCTGCTTGCGGCAGAAGCGATTGTGCGTGATGGCATCGAGTTGTATGACTGGATTGCCAACGACTTCGGCAACCCTATGCCCTATTTAGAAGAAAACATTGCGGCGCTCGAACAGAAAATTTCTGCGCCGCGTATCGCGCTTTGA
- a CDS encoding PhoH family protein, producing MARKSHAKHQGNSHRDTSERGTKESRRSSRRHRRSADVVEINPSQHHLDTAYATQRILQPLLARTPAQQRYISAIRNHCLTFGIGPAGTGKSYCAASLAAEALESGQIERIILTRPAVEAGEQLGFLPGAVDEKFAVYIEAFRDILNERLGAGTVDYCIRHGRIVAAPLAFMRGKTFSHKNFVILDEAQNTSIAQMKMFLTRIGENCKVVVNGDVKQSDIRGANGLADAVERLAGLSSVYVHEFERGDIVRSGLVRDIIDCYEPEN from the coding sequence ATGGCAAGAAAATCACACGCAAAGCACCAAGGCAATTCTCACAGAGATACCAGTGAGCGCGGCACGAAAGAGTCGCGACGATCGTCCCGCCGCCATCGACGAAGTGCCGATGTCGTAGAGATTAATCCTTCGCAACATCACCTCGACACCGCTTACGCCACGCAACGCATATTACAGCCACTCCTCGCTCGCACACCCGCCCAACAACGCTACATCTCTGCTATTCGCAATCACTGCCTCACCTTTGGCATCGGCCCCGCCGGCACGGGCAAGAGTTATTGCGCGGCATCGCTGGCGGCTGAGGCGCTGGAATCTGGGCAAATTGAGCGCATTATTCTCACGCGTCCAGCAGTGGAAGCCGGTGAGCAACTGGGTTTTTTACCCGGCGCGGTGGATGAAAAATTTGCCGTGTACATCGAAGCCTTTCGCGACATTCTCAACGAGCGACTCGGCGCAGGGACGGTGGACTATTGCATTCGTCACGGCCGCATCGTTGCCGCACCGCTCGCGTTTATGCGCGGCAAAACCTTCAGCCATAAAAACTTTGTAATACTCGATGAAGCGCAAAACACCTCTATCGCGCAGATGAAAATGTTTTTAACGCGCATCGGTGAGAACTGCAAAGTGGTGGTGAACGGCGATGTCAAACAGAGCGATATTCGTGGCGCCAACGGCTTGGCTGATGCCGTGGAGAGGCTCGCCGGTTTGAGCAGCGTGTATGTGCATGAATTTGAGCGCGGCGATATTGTGCGCAGCGGTTTGGTGCGCGACATTATTGACTGCTACGAGCCAGAAAACTGA
- the bioF gene encoding 8-amino-7-oxononanoate synthase: MNLWQLSWQEQWQQQLAERADKHLLRRVRVQTAAPEKSFISNDYLGLAQHPALKKALCAAAEQYGAGSGASHLLGGHSYPHQQLEEELAAFTGRARALLFSTGYMANLGVLTALLQKGDCVLQDKLNHASLLDGGLFSGADFRRYLHSDVASLQKHLLRCADKKSLVATDGVFSMDGDIAPLPKLAALCQQHAALLLVDDAHGFGVLGKNGAGSCEHFSLTQNEVPILMGTFGKALGSFGAFVAGSHDLIEMLIQFARPFVYTTALPPAQAAVTCAALSLLQTEPWRREKLQHNITFFRQQAALRTLPLLDSPTAIQPLVLGSSARVMQMDAALRAQGFLVGAVRPPTVADNAARLRITLSATHEEENIVQLLNAIADSFRVNP, from the coding sequence ATGAATCTTTGGCAACTATCGTGGCAAGAACAGTGGCAGCAGCAGCTCGCTGAGCGCGCAGACAAACATCTGTTGCGCCGCGTGCGCGTGCAAACGGCAGCGCCAGAAAAATCGTTTATCAGCAATGATTATCTCGGCCTCGCGCAACATCCTGCATTAAAAAAAGCACTGTGCGCGGCGGCTGAACAATACGGCGCAGGCAGTGGTGCATCGCATTTGCTGGGCGGGCATTCTTATCCACATCAACAACTGGAAGAAGAACTCGCGGCATTCACCGGTCGCGCGCGCGCATTGCTGTTTTCTACTGGCTATATGGCGAATCTCGGCGTGCTGACCGCGCTGTTGCAAAAAGGCGATTGCGTACTGCAAGACAAACTCAATCACGCTTCACTATTGGATGGCGGTTTATTTTCCGGCGCAGATTTTCGCCGCTATTTACACAGCGATGTGGCAAGCCTGCAAAAACATTTGCTGCGCTGCGCGGATAAAAAATCTTTAGTCGCAACCGATGGTGTGTTCAGTATGGACGGCGATATCGCACCGCTGCCGAAGCTGGCTGCGCTGTGTCAGCAACACGCTGCACTGTTGTTGGTGGATGATGCGCACGGTTTTGGCGTGCTGGGAAAAAATGGTGCAGGCAGTTGCGAACATTTTTCTCTGACGCAGAACGAGGTGCCGATTCTGATGGGTACTTTCGGCAAAGCGCTGGGCAGTTTTGGCGCGTTTGTTGCCGGCTCACACGATTTGATCGAAATGTTGATTCAATTTGCACGGCCTTTCGTTTACACCACGGCGCTGCCGCCAGCACAAGCCGCTGTCACCTGTGCTGCTTTATCGTTATTACAGACAGAACCATGGCGGCGCGAAAAACTGCAACACAACATCACATTTTTTCGTCAGCAAGCCGCGTTGCGCACATTGCCCTTATTGGATTCACCCACCGCAATTCAACCGCTGGTGCTCGGCAGCAGTGCGCGTGTCATGCAAATGGATGCCGCATTGCGTGCGCAAGGTTTTTTGGTGGGGGCAGTGCGCCCGCCCACCGTGGCAGACAACGCCGCGCGCTTGCGCATCACGCTTTCTGCCACACACGAAGAAGAAAATATTGTGCAATTGTTGAACGCTATCGCCGATAGTTTTCGCGTGAATCCATGA
- the bioB gene encoding biotin synthase BioB, whose product MTTSTLRHDWSRAEILALFDLPFNDLLFRAQQVHRAHFDPNQVQVSTLLSIKTGACPEDCKYCPQSGHYDTGLDKEKLLEVEKVIEEARTAQANGSSRFCMGAAWRSPAEKDMPYVLHMVREVKKLGMETCMTLGMLDADKSQRLAEAGLDYYNHNLDTSPEYYGEIITTRTYADRLETLDNVRSAGMKVCSGGIVGMGETQNDRAGLLQQLANLNPHPDSVPINNLVKVEGTPLEHEGELEPFEFLRTIAVARILMPQSFVRLSAGRETMNEQMQALAFLAGANSIFYGEKLLTTPNPAAHQDQQLFAKLGINPHLRAVPETPSMPAPEHALFYDACA is encoded by the coding sequence ATGACCACCAGCACCCTGCGCCACGACTGGAGCCGCGCCGAGATTCTTGCGCTGTTCGACCTGCCTTTTAACGACCTGCTGTTCCGCGCCCAACAAGTGCATCGCGCGCACTTCGACCCCAACCAAGTGCAGGTGAGCACGCTGCTCTCCATCAAAACCGGTGCCTGCCCCGAAGATTGCAAATACTGCCCGCAGAGCGGCCACTACGACACCGGCCTGGACAAAGAAAAACTGCTGGAAGTGGAGAAGGTCATTGAAGAGGCGCGCACCGCTCAAGCAAACGGTTCCTCGCGTTTTTGCATGGGCGCAGCGTGGCGTTCACCCGCTGAAAAAGACATGCCCTATGTGTTGCACATGGTGCGCGAAGTTAAAAAACTTGGCATGGAAACTTGCATGACTTTAGGCATGTTGGATGCCGATAAATCCCAACGCCTCGCGGAAGCGGGCTTGGATTACTACAACCACAACCTCGACACCTCGCCGGAATACTACGGCGAAATTATTACGACGCGCACTTATGCCGATCGTTTGGAAACGCTGGACAATGTGCGTAGCGCCGGCATGAAAGTGTGCAGTGGCGGCATCGTCGGCATGGGCGAAACGCAAAATGATCGCGCCGGTTTGCTGCAACAACTCGCCAACTTAAATCCACACCCCGATTCAGTGCCGATCAATAATTTAGTGAAAGTGGAAGGCACGCCGCTAGAACACGAAGGCGAACTCGAACCGTTTGAATTTTTGCGCACTATCGCGGTGGCGCGCATTTTAATGCCGCAATCTTTCGTGCGTTTATCGGCTGGTCGTGAAACCATGAACGAGCAGATGCAAGCGCTGGCGTTTCTCGCCGGTGCCAATTCTATTTTTTACGGCGAAAAACTATTGACTACGCCCAACCCCGCCGCGCACCAAGATCAACAATTGTTTGCCAAGCTGGGTATCAATCCACACTTGCGCGCTGTGCCGGAAACTCCATCTATGCCTGCGCCAGAACACGCGCTGTTTTACGATGCTTGCGCCTAA
- a CDS encoding response regulator transcription factor, translating into MHTIAVVEDNAELRADLVEFLHLRGFNAQGFESAEMFFLTWPATTFSLLLLDVALPGASGLEIAQRVRAQNSKVGIIMLTALDANDDQVQGLNIGADIYLSKRSSLDVIEAACHSVLRRLGHVQQAAEHSTLWVLSASRWQLQTPNDTSLALTQTEVALLTTLFENAGQAISREDLLSRLNKPETLSNLRNLDNTVSRLRRKVQTACGVELPVRSGYGRGYTFVGQCEIAQ; encoded by the coding sequence ATGCACACCATTGCTGTAGTAGAAGATAACGCAGAATTGCGCGCTGATCTGGTGGAGTTTCTTCATCTGCGTGGATTTAATGCGCAAGGTTTTGAGAGTGCAGAAATGTTTTTCCTCACTTGGCCTGCTACGACTTTCTCTCTGTTGCTGTTAGATGTTGCACTGCCTGGTGCTAGTGGTTTGGAAATTGCACAGCGTGTGCGTGCGCAGAACAGCAAGGTAGGCATCATTATGCTGACGGCGCTGGATGCTAATGACGATCAAGTACAAGGCCTAAACATCGGAGCGGATATTTATTTATCCAAACGCAGTTCATTAGATGTAATTGAAGCGGCTTGCCACAGTGTGTTGCGTAGGCTTGGTCATGTGCAGCAGGCAGCGGAACACTCCACATTATGGGTTTTGTCTGCGTCACGCTGGCAATTACAAACGCCCAATGACACATCACTCGCTCTCACGCAAACCGAAGTGGCGTTGCTAACTACGCTCTTTGAAAATGCTGGGCAAGCGATCTCGCGTGAAGATTTATTATCGCGTCTGAACAAACCAGAAACCTTGTCAAATTTGCGTAATTTAGACAACACCGTCAGTCGCTTGCGGCGCAAAGTACAAACAGCTTGCGGCGTAGAACTGCCAGTGCGCTCAGGTTATGGCAGAGGGTATACCTTCGTTGGGCAGTGCGAGATTGCGCAATGA
- a CDS encoding DUF3313 family protein, with protein sequence MKVVRRLLLGVSLLTLVSGCTSLNRWFDSLGENKVENKTTSKQTVANNKNPEDKKPEDKKPEDKKPEDKKPEEKKPSHHQAAEKKSPSKKDMEKKAFNSQFSGWLVDYTDMKENKTASGGTSLLWVSPDLKKGKYTAIMIDPIGLYPRPPLLAKVSKGRMLEALTYIKTRATNQIGSTLKIVDKPGPGVLRLDAAITGVKTSAEKNSRNDAKNIPVAMIFADMSPAASQPEQSLVVYLEARLRDSQTNKILVKSIRAGTGSAAGKDKVLVDHMKPVLNSWVQDADTFIREHVK encoded by the coding sequence ATGAAAGTTGTTCGTCGTTTGTTGTTGGGTGTTTCACTGTTAACTTTGGTGAGTGGGTGTACCTCTTTAAATCGTTGGTTCGACAGCCTAGGAGAGAATAAAGTCGAAAACAAAACCACATCCAAGCAAACCGTAGCTAACAACAAAAATCCAGAAGATAAAAAACCAGAAGATAAAAAACCAGAAGATAAAAAACCAGAAGATAAAAAACCAGAAGAGAAAAAGCCATCACATCATCAAGCAGCGGAAAAAAAATCCCCCAGTAAAAAAGATATGGAGAAAAAAGCATTTAACAGCCAGTTCTCTGGTTGGTTGGTGGATTACACTGATATGAAAGAAAACAAAACCGCGAGTGGCGGCACCAGTTTGTTGTGGGTGAGTCCAGATCTGAAAAAAGGCAAATACACCGCCATTATGATTGATCCTATCGGCTTGTATCCGCGCCCACCGTTGTTGGCAAAAGTGTCTAAGGGCCGCATGTTGGAAGCACTCACCTATATTAAAACCCGCGCTACCAATCAGATTGGCAGCACTTTGAAAATTGTCGACAAGCCAGGGCCTGGTGTGTTGCGTTTAGATGCAGCAATTACTGGCGTCAAAACATCGGCAGAAAAAAATTCGCGCAACGATGCTAAAAATATTCCTGTGGCGATGATCTTTGCAGACATGTCGCCTGCTGCCAGCCAGCCAGAACAGAGTTTGGTGGTGTACTTGGAAGCGCGTCTGCGCGACAGCCAGACCAACAAAATTTTAGTGAAATCTATACGCGCCGGCACAGGCAGTGCGGCCGGCAAAGACAAGGTGTTGGTCGATCATATGAAGCCGGTGTTGAACAGCTGGGTGCAAGACGCCGATACTTTTATTCGTGAGCATGTTAAGTAA
- a CDS encoding paraquat-inducible protein A, which produces MLEASSPVTAASRGLALCKSCHHLQPCLPKSSVRCARCGERVFMRKPYSIGLSWFFLLLALLFLIPANMLPIMNILLFNRGDPSTIIGGVALLFHHGMYAIAAVVFIASFVVPLGKAISIIVLLLSVQFRWPMSMRRRVTVYRVVEFLGRWSMLDIFVVAVMVGLVQLGQTAAVLPGMGATAFGAAVILTMLSSMSFDPRLIWDTAVSTD; this is translated from the coding sequence ATGTTGGAAGCCAGTTCACCAGTAACGGCAGCCAGTCGCGGTTTGGCGCTGTGTAAAAGTTGCCATCATTTACAGCCTTGTTTGCCAAAGAGTTCGGTGCGCTGCGCGCGCTGTGGCGAGCGCGTGTTTATGCGCAAACCGTACAGCATCGGTTTGAGCTGGTTTTTTTTGTTGTTAGCCCTTCTTTTTCTTATCCCCGCCAATATGCTGCCAATTATGAATATCTTGTTATTCAATCGCGGCGATCCGTCTACCATTATCGGCGGGGTGGCGTTGTTGTTTCACCATGGTATGTATGCAATTGCGGCTGTTGTTTTTATTGCCAGTTTTGTGGTGCCGTTGGGCAAGGCGATCAGTATCATTGTGTTGCTGTTGTCAGTGCAGTTTCGCTGGCCGATGAGTATGCGGCGGCGTGTCACGGTATACCGCGTGGTGGAATTTCTCGGTCGCTGGTCGATGCTGGATATTTTTGTCGTTGCGGTCATGGTGGGTTTGGTGCAATTGGGTCAAACCGCCGCTGTGCTGCCGGGCATGGGAGCGACGGCTTTTGGTGCGGCAGTCATCTTAACCATGCTGTCATCGATGAGTTTTGATCCGCGTTTGATTTGGGATACTGCTGTATCTACAGATTGA
- the bioC gene encoding malonyl-ACP O-methyltransferase BioC encodes MKDLPLILMHGWGFSSRVYQPLLRALHDAGVTQVFTIDLPGFGAAFHEPCENLNQIVEYIVEQLPEKCVLGGWSLGGMLATHIAAKYPARIAGLITLGSNVHFTALDDWEGMPAADYTQFCQRFTQQPEKTWQRFLGLQTRGDAQQERANALLAALANLQDCNSETALRLLQLLGEIDNRALFSTLPLRGLHVLGECDAITPIAIAEHLRRLNAQQVVAVLSACGHAMPVSRAAEVAKCIQKFLSASSDATPKKSQVADSFSRAAITYNQAAQLQKTVGEALLSTLPADMHGVALDLGCGTGFIGGALQAQHAALTVFGVDMASGMLRMAQQEKALRCVQADMEHLPFAAQSADWLLSSLALQWANHLEHCFAEWRRVLRNDGALFFTTFLPNTLQELQQSWRTVDDAVHVNAFIAQEKIAANLRQAGFTQVETVTATHTLYYTQLQDLARELKAIGAHNMNAGRPQGLMGKQRWAKLMAAYEAYRTPRGLPATYEVLYVTAR; translated from the coding sequence ATGAAAGATTTACCACTCATTTTGATGCACGGCTGGGGCTTTAGCAGCCGCGTTTATCAACCCTTGCTGCGCGCGCTGCACGATGCCGGTGTTACGCAAGTTTTTACAATAGATTTGCCCGGCTTTGGCGCGGCTTTTCACGAACCCTGTGAAAATCTCAATCAAATAGTGGAGTACATCGTCGAGCAATTGCCGGAAAAGTGCGTGCTGGGCGGCTGGAGTTTGGGCGGCATGCTCGCCACGCACATCGCAGCAAAATATCCAGCGCGCATCGCCGGTTTGATTACATTGGGCAGCAATGTGCATTTCACCGCGTTGGATGATTGGGAGGGAATGCCTGCGGCAGATTACACACAGTTCTGCCAGCGTTTTACACAGCAGCCGGAAAAAACTTGGCAGCGTTTTCTCGGTTTGCAGACACGCGGCGACGCGCAACAGGAGCGCGCCAACGCGCTGCTCGCTGCACTAGCGAATCTTCAAGACTGCAATTCAGAAACCGCCCTGCGTTTATTGCAGTTGTTGGGTGAGATCGACAACCGCGCTTTGTTTTCTACGCTACCATTACGCGGCTTGCATGTATTGGGCGAGTGCGATGCCATCACGCCCATTGCTATCGCCGAACATTTGCGCCGCTTGAATGCACAGCAAGTTGTAGCGGTGTTGTCTGCATGTGGCCACGCCATGCCTGTGTCGCGCGCTGCAGAAGTTGCTAAATGCATACAGAAATTTCTGTCTGCGTCTAGCGATGCGACGCCAAAAAAATCACAAGTGGCAGATTCTTTTTCTCGCGCCGCTATTACCTACAACCAAGCGGCACAATTGCAAAAAACGGTGGGCGAGGCGTTGCTGTCTACGCTGCCAGCCGATATGCACGGCGTAGCGTTGGATCTCGGCTGCGGCACGGGTTTTATTGGCGGCGCATTGCAAGCCCAGCATGCAGCGCTGACGGTTTTTGGTGTGGATATGGCCAGCGGCATGCTGCGCATGGCGCAACAGGAAAAAGCTCTGCGCTGTGTACAGGCGGATATGGAGCACCTGCCTTTTGCTGCGCAATCAGCCGACTGGCTGCTGTCCAGCCTTGCGCTGCAATGGGCTAATCATCTTGAACATTGCTTTGCCGAATGGCGACGCGTTTTGCGCAACGATGGCGCACTGTTTTTTACTACATTTTTACCAAACACCTTGCAAGAACTGCAACAGAGTTGGCGCACCGTGGATGATGCAGTACATGTCAATGCATTTATTGCACAAGAAAAAATTGCGGCAAATTTACGGCAAGCTGGCTTTACGCAGGTTGAAACGGTCACCGCCACGCACACGCTGTATTACACGCAACTGCAAGATTTAGCGCGCGAGTTAAAGGCGATTGGCGCACACAATATGAATGCCGGTCGCCCGCAGGGTTTGATGGGAAAACAACGCTGGGCAAAACTCATGGCGGCTTATGAAGCGTATCGCACGCCGCGCGGTTTGCCTGCCACTTACGAGGTGTTGTATGTAACCGCTCGCTAA